In Macaca nemestrina isolate mMacNem1 chromosome 14, mMacNem.hap1, whole genome shotgun sequence, the sequence ATTCACAGAGGGATAAGAATCAGTACAAATAATAAACAATgctttaaatacaaataaatagctCTGGTTTCTAAAGGAAACAACTCTATATATTAAGTTTTTTCTAAGTTCCTATTAAAAATAGAAGACTATTTTGCATTATGTAAGTTCTACTCCACCATTACCCTTTGAAGACTTATGGATAAAATGGTGAATTCTGTACTCCAAGAAGTCACCAGAAAAATGGGAGATAATGCTCCTACCTCTCTGAACTATCCCCCAAATAGGAGGAGAGTTACTTGCATCATAGACAGACACAGCTAACACATACAGAAAGTATTTGATGTCTAGagatatttaaaaagattaaccttgggaaaagtaaaaataatttcattgaaCCAGTTTTATGAATTCTGAAACCTCCCTCTACTGAAGCTTTGATTCAAATGTCTTAAATTCATTTATACTCATGGGAAGATGTTAAGTTCCTATAACGAAAGCTTCCTCTTGCTAACAATGATAGTGATAAACAGTCTGTAATCACCAAGGATGGCATCTGGAGTAACAAAGTGATACATACCTGGTAAAGGAGCAAAGGTGCTGCCCAATTAAACAGTACGTCAAACTTGGCACCAAAATGACCAAAATGTGCTGAAGAAACACATCCCCAAATCTGTTGGTTGACTTATCTTTCTCTATTGTTATATTTAGGATGCTTAGAGTGAAATATCTAGAGGCAAGTATGTTCTCCAAGTGAAGAATCATGTCCAAGGCATGCAGTCCTTTAAAACTACCTACCACACAAAGTCATCACAGTCTTGGTGCCAGAGTGGCGTCTGTTCCATTGACTTTCTGTACCCACTGCATGTCCTCTCCTCATCCTGCATAAGTTAATCCAATCTCTTCCACTTAGATCGCTACACAATTATTAGAAAATTGTATGTTTGATAGTGACCAATCCAGCAATGTTTAGGTTTTCAaagaaattttgctttttctatttagACTGACCATGATATAATTCCAAACAGAACATTCTCATGCTATAAAAACAATCCCAtgcaataaatgtaattttaaaagtccCATGAAAATAGCAACATTTGTTATTATAGAAGGCATGGTTATCtagatttgaaaaaaatgatTGCTATAGAATAAAAGTTCAATTTCCAAATAGAACTTGTGTTGTGGTATAAAATATTCAATTTGATTCTAGTTTTAACATGAACAACTTTAAGATATACACCATGTTTTCCTAGCTGGGATTTTGAAACAATAAGCATAATTCTTAAACAGATTACCACAATATTTGCTCAAAGAATCAGCTCCTTTTTGCCAAGAACTTTCTCTTTTTCAGTCCAGTTGGAGGGATTGCCATAGTAAATTCCGGAACAACAGTTCTGAACATGATTTAAAATCTGTCTCTCACTTCCCTCCctgtcttttactttttctttgtgttGTAAAGACACATAAGCGTAGAAAAATGCTCAAATTTTTAATAGATGCTAATATATTTAGTTTCCTGATTTAAGTAATAACATTTTGTGTATTTGCCTTTTGCTCTGGCACACTATAGAATGTTTCTGGAGTTACAAATCCAAACAAACCAGCCAATTAGAGCATCCCAGGGTTCCAATCACAATTTGGGATACAATCCTATTTATTCTGGATGATGCTCAATTCCATACATAGTGCAGGGAAGAAACATCCATAAGAACATCCAAAAACATTATGTTACCAAATGCTAACATGTGATTGTGCTCCGTTGAATAGTACCATTCACATCTACAAAGTACAAAGGCAGACGATTTTAGGTGTGGAGACCAATTTGCTTTTGCTGCTACAGTAATTCACAACCATCATCTTCGAGATTTCCACGCTGTTCTAGAATACGGAGTAGTCCTTTTTTTATCTGGTGGTTTAAAGTAGGAATAAACAGGCGCTGCTGGATACTCTGCATCAGGATTTTCCGCCATCATTTTCAGTTTTGCTTCAATGGCTTTTATCTTTGCAGTGACACTGGAAAAAGAATAGCAGAGGATCAGAGTGGGCCTAAATACCTGCAGAAAATACCTGTATAGTTCATCTCTTTGAGCCTCTTGGGAATATTAGAGAAGCAACAAGACACTAAATtacaaacatttaaacattttacatatgtaACTAATTCTCTCATTCTAACAAAGACATCAAGTCTGAGCcatctattgcttttttttttttttgagatggagtcttgctctgtcacccaggttggagtgcagtcgtgcgatctcggatcactgcaagctccaccttccgggttcacgccattctcctgcctcagcctcctgagtagctgggactacaggcgcctgccacctcgcccggctaattttttgtatttttagtagagacggggtatcactgtgttagccaggatggtctccatcttctgaccttgtgatccgccagcctcggcctcccgaagtgctgggattacaggcgtgagccaccgcgcccggccatctattaaatttttaacataaacCCAGACACTGTTAGGAGTActtcatatatttttacatttaatcctCAGACGCAGACACTGTTCAGCACCTTAATGCTTGGCAGAGAGTAGGCACTAAAAATAATTCttgtaaaattgaaaacaacatTATAAGACAGGTTATATTCCTTATTTTGCAGATGTtgtaactgaggcacagaaaggttcaTTTGCCCAATGTTACACAGCGAGTAAATGACAGAGCAGAGATTTGAATACAAACTGACTCAACAGCCCAGGTTTCGCCCGAATCactgaataaaaatggaaagaaaccatTCTGGAAATCCTATACAGTCTCTTTTTATTGATGAATGTGTGTTAATAAAAACTATCATTTACAAAGTGCTTacaatgagccaggcacagtgcctagCATTTTACttatactgttttttgtttttgtttttgttttttttagacagggtcttgttctgccaccaaggctggagtgcagtggtgccatcacagcttactaaaaccttgaactcctgagctcaaacaaccctactgcctcagcctcccgagtagctaggactacaggcacacaccaccacatccagctgattttctaaaactttttttgtagagatggagtctcgctatgttgtccaggctggtcttgaactcctggcttcaagtaatcctcctgcctcagcctccccaaatgctgggattacaggcatgagccactgcacttgacctacttattatgtttttaatcctTGCAATGGCTCTACATGGGTTATCATCCATGTTTTACAGATACAGAAACAAATGCAGAGGTAGTAATATGATCAAGGTTCACACAGTTAACAAATTGCAGTGAGAATTCAACTTATCACTAAAGCcctcattttttcttctctatcaaGTTAAGAGCTGAATAGTCTTATATTAcacaggaagggagaggagatccTAGAGAAGTGGTGAGGAATTTGCTTTTGATTGAGATCATTGCCATCCCTGGACCTGAACGCAGAGCACTCAGGGAGTAGGTATTTTTTGGCCTATGGCTACCTTCATTTTCCATTCTTGATGCTGTTAACGGTCTATAGCCAGTGAGAAAAACTTGGAAGGAGTGTATACGTGGCCTTTTGGAGATCCTCAAAAGGTATACATGggcaagaaatttaaaaactaagttacaataaaaagaacactgaTGTATTACCGAGATGCATTCTGGCCCCTCTTCCATTAATGGCACAGCCGGTCACTGATTTTGTATGAGTCACAGGGAAGCAACCTTCTCTCATTAGGCATAGATGTTAATAGAGAGATGTAAGCTGCGGTCCTCTGGATAAAAAAATAGATGGAAAACCCTAGGCTATCTTGTAAACAAGTGGCATATACAAATCATAAGAAACTAAAGACATGTTCATTGTAACATGAAGACCATCCAGCACAAATGCAGTCATCTCTTTCCAATAGGAGTTAGATTTACGAAAACCTTCATGGAGATCAATCTGTGATCAAGGAGGTTCAAATCTCATGAGGAAAATAACACAGTGGATATATGTTCCCAGTGAATCTATAGAAGTCACTTAATTCCctagagcaaaaataaaaaaaatcatattaaacttaaatgagtaaccataaaattaatttaaatttaccCATTTACCATTCCTGAAAACATTTCAGGAACACCTTCCCTTAGGTTTAATGAGATGCTTGTAAATCTGTTTTGCTTGGTGCAGGTAATATACAAGAAAGGCATTTATTCCCCCTGCTTGGTGCTCCACCCAAACAGGCATCACTTTCCTGACTTTAGGATTGTTGGTTACTGATCCTTATGTATCACTGATGCTCCTTCACATATTTTCTTCCCCAACCCCGGAAGAGGCTTTAGTCCTGCACTTATGGCCTGGGGCTTCTTTGAAATAGTAACTACAAGACTGAATTTTGAAGTCTAATAGACCTGGCTTTGAATCCTGACtgttatttgccatctgtgtgaTCTCAGCCATAAGTAAATGACATACTACATGTAAcatgtttagcacagtgcctgcttCAGAGTAAGCTCAATAAATCTTGGATATTGTTATTGCTAAAATGTCTCCCTAGGCtacaatgcaaaacaaaacaaacaaacaaaaaacccaccttCTACTTCTGCTCAACCATCCACTTAATTTCCCCTTCCTCTACCCAACCCTTAGTTCTCCTGTTTTAAACTTCAAAGAAATAACTAATAATTCGTACAAACTAGAACCAAAACTGTCATGGCTGTTGCAATGGTACACAGAATCAAATATCTGCAAACCAAACTTTTGTATAAGGGAACTTAAGATTGGGTAAAAATTAGTATATAATGACAAATGCCCAAGAGACCCAAGGCCTTATTAAAATGCTTGTTTTTAGGGTAATGACTGATCTGTCTTTGTATTTCCAGTGCCAAGCACAAGGGTTCGTGTGTAGTAGCTACACCCAGTCTTTTTCGAAGGAATGATTCTGTAAATGGGGACTACATGACCTTAGGTGGATGGAAGGAGAGGAAATGTATACATTCTGGAGACTAACTGAACATATCTCTTGTCAAATTAATAAACTCTAAGAGTCTGAAGACTCACTATTTTATGAAGACATGGAATAATGATATGGCTGAAGCTCCTGAATTACCGTGTCTTTCTATAGTACATCATCTTACCTTAGGTTAGACTGAGTAGGCTCAGTGCTTGAGGATGGCTCAAGACTGATTGGAAGAATCTTATCATTCTTGTTATGATCGTATCTCtgaaaatgagaaacagagaAATTACTTCACTTGGGCAAAAACCAGCCCTTTACTGTAGTGCGTGGGTTCAGAAACTAATACCATCAGTGCATCATCTTACTTCTAGACAATTTTTGGACTACTTTACATTTAGAATTAATGAAAAACGTCACATAGTTTTGGCCTAAAAGCTGTAAGTTTAGAAAAAGATGCTTCCATCTTGTCATCAGTTCCTCCTTATTTGGTAGGAAAAAAATGTCAACTTTCAATTTCTCAGATGGTACAAACACACAGGAGGGTTGCCttcttatattcttattttaactGTCACATATCGCCtcttacaatatttattttattaaaaatactttaaactggccaggcacggtggctcacgcctctaatcccagcactttgggaggctcaggtgggcagattgcttgagctcaggagtttgagactaggctaggcaacatggcaaaaaccctgtctctattgttaaaaaaccaaaaaccaaaaattatctgggcatgctggcacatgcctgtagtcccaactactcaggagtctgaggtgagaggattgcttgagcctgggaggcagaggttgcagtgagccaagatcttgccactgcactccagcctgggtgacagagccagaccctatctcaaaaaacaaaaaaaccctttaaatTTTGCAAAGTACCAACCAAGCATAACATTCAACTCTTAACAGGCCTGAGTGAAGAATAAAAGTTGTAGCAGCTTTCAGTTGTTGATACAGAAAACATTCTACAGTAAAGTAGTAGTTTAATTTGATGTCAGAtaattacatacttttttttttctttgaaaattttattagaaacaataaagacagggtctcactatattgcacaggctggccttgaactcctgggctgaagccatcctcctgcctcagcctcccaaagtgctgggattacaggcatgagccaccatgccctagTCAGATAACTACATACTTCttgtaaaaagtaaatataatattGAAGAGCAATCAGGAGCCTCTGGTCAAAAAAGATTTATAGGAGAAGAGAACCGTGAGGCAAAGAGATTTTCAAATGAAAGACAGGAATGGAGGATGATTTCTCTTGCATGCCTTTTCAATGAGATGCAGAACCAGAAAACCGGTTTGGTAAATGAGACTTGATTTTCCCTTGAGTAAAAAAGCATTTGGTAATTCTccttgttgtttctatttttaaggcAATGTGTCCTAGAAATTGAGAAGGCTCTGTGATTACCTGGAATACTCAGAAGGATCTAAAGTATCTGAACTTAGTTTTTCAGCTTGGATATTGAGTTTAAATGTCTGTTTAGTCTCTGTGACTCTTTACTGGGAAGTTTGTTGGGGCAGGGGGTAGAGAGTCTCTGATCAAAAACCATGCTTAGAGCTAAAGATTTCAGTTCCAACTCAAAACTGTCACAAATCTTTGTGCACGCAGGTTTTTCAAGTCCCCAGTGCAGAAGGAGGCAGATCAACTCTTGGGAACGTTCTAGTCAACACACTTTACCACCTCTGTGCCAGCTGGAACAGAAtgccatttgttttgtttttttttttaatggctgaagcTCTTCTAGTGCATTCTCCCAAGAGACTAATTACAGAATGCACAGGGCAGCCTACTGCTTCTCGGGACTTAAGGCACTGCAAAGCCCCATGAACCCACACCCTGGTAACTCCCAAGATTTCTGGAGTAAGGAGATGCCAGTGCTTTAAGCACTCATACAAACTACCCATTTCTCAAGCAtttagaataaacaaattcaaacTCTCCAGagtcagaggctgggaagagtctAATAATGCCTATGgcaactgattttaaaaataaatacatttttttcctccaaagaaCCCTCCACCTGAAGAAATGACAGAGGTCTGAGCGTAGTAATTATTGGCCACATGAGAAAATCAAAACCAGGATCTGTGGGCATGTGGAGAGAAATAACCGAGGAACTTAATCCCTCCTGAGATGTTCTCAAAAGAAAATCATCTGGTAACACACATGGCAGATACAAGTAGGAGCCTGAAGTATGGCTGTTTCTGGCGTGAAGAGATTGGGACATAAACGGGTAAGTGGATGACTGTCTTTCAGAAGGCTTATTTAGGATGAGGCTTGATGCCCTTCTAGCCTCTCAGACATACCTTTACTTGAGCATGTGCCCATCGCACCACCAACTTCTTAGACAGGGCCAGCTTGCCATTGAGACACTGGATGGCTTGCTCTGCTTCCTGTCCAGGAAAGGGACAAATGTTAGTTAAAAACTGAAGTGCTTAACTAGCTATATGTATTCTCACAGGGCCTCACTAGCTTTGATGGCTCAGTTTCTAACAAATTGTTTTTGGTAAATAACTGGCAAGGGTTTACAATTTTACaaggcagaattttaaaaagggcattttttttcttttgagacagagtcttgctctgtcaccaggctctggagtgcaatggtgcgatatcagttcactgtaatctccgcctccagggttcaagcgattcccctgcctcagcctcctgagtagctgggactacaggcgtgaaccaccatgcctggctaatttttttgtattttttagtaaagacggggtttcaccatgttggccaggactgTCGCAATCTCCCGACTtcacgatctgcccgcctcagcttcccaaagtgctgggattataggcgtgagctactgtgcctggctaaggGCGTGAATTTTTAAGTCAGTCAGACAAAAATTCAAATCCTGGTCTGTCATTTGTTGGCAGTATGATATTTGGCAGCTCACTTAAGTGTCTCTAGCTTTGTCAACtgtaaaatatagataaataatacataatttttaatagataATATGGATACTTATTCCTCAGTGGTTGCTGTGAGGACTCAAAGAATATAAAGCATGAAGTATATGATATGCACCTAACATATGCTAGTAATAGTGCTGTTCCCATTAGGTGATAGCCATATACACACTTCCGTTAGCTAGGGTAGCACCTCCTATGTCAAGAAACTATACTCCCTGCAAGGGCCCTGGAACCATATCCTGGACTAGGGCGTACTCTCTGGATTCATAGTGAGGAATAATTGCTTTAAAGGGCATGGGAGTCAAGGAAACTAGGCCGGAAAAAGCAGGAGTGAGTCAAACAGACCGTTAGCAAGGTATCTGTGTGAGTCAATCTATGCACCTGGTTTTCAGAACCGAAAGTTCCTTGACCCTTTCCCCATCAGACACAGGAGTAATATGGTTGAAAGGAATTCCTGAAGCTGGCTAACAGTCACTCTGGGTCATTCCCAGGAAACCTGGCTGTACTTTCCATCCTGCCAAACCTTCTTTGCCCCATTTGCATCCATGAGACATTCGGCCAAGTGTAACCCATGTTTAGTGAGGGTGAAGAAATGCTTAAGGAACAGAGGAGGAATAGGATGTcccagggagcagggagaggctaTAGAAGCCAGTAGGCATTCCAGTCTGGTTTTACTGGTGATTCTCTTGTTCCTACAGAACTTACCAGTATgacatttaacaaacatttactgagttctCACTGTGTAGTAGGCATTGGATATTCACTAATCATCCTTGCCCCACTACAGCACACAAAGCTAGAGTGTCAGgtaagaaacattttattcttttaagctTCATTTGGTGAATAAGAACTTATAGGGCACTCTATTAGTTCCAAAGTAGCAGCAGTTGCCAGCAggggcattttatttttaaatattttatttttaaatgtttttaaaaataattttctacctgtatacattatttcaaatattttcatatattcgAAAATATTAAATGCCCACTATGTTTTCTTATACTTTCATCTATTCTCCCATCTTCCCATAAGTTACGAaggatatgtatttttaatttcctttcttagATGGAAAATCAAGGCCAAAAGAAGTTAAGAGACTTGCTcaaagttaataaataaaagagcCAGAAATATAAACCAGGCTTTGTATTCTACTCCAGTGTTTTTAAGCTAACATCTATGCCCAAACATGACCACTGATTTTAGTTGTCTGCAACAATTCCcagaccgggcacagtggttcacgcctgtaatttcagcactttgggaggccgaagcaggcaggttgcttgagctGAAGAGTTTGATCAGCCTGACAACATGATGAacccctgactctacaaaaaatacaaaaattagccggtgtggttgtgtgtgcctgtggtcccagctacctgggaggctgagatgggaggactgcttgaatccaggaagttgaggttgcactaagctgtgatcgtgccactatactccagcctggatgacagagagagaccatgtctcggggcaaaaaaaaaaaaaaaaaaaaaaaaaaaaggaattctcaCCGCACTTCATTTTATcattaagaaagaataaaatatttaaaaatgctggccaggtgtggtggctcacacctggaatcccagtactctgggaggcagagaagggcagtttgcttgagcccaggagtttgaagccagactgggcaacatggtgaaacgccatttctacaaaaaatgcaaaaattagccaggcatgctggcatgtgcctgtagtcccagctattgcagcagctgaggtgggagcatcacttgaacccagaggtcaAGGGTGTAGTGGGtaatgattgtgtcactgcactctagcctaggtaacagagcaagaccgtattaaaaaaaaaaaaaaaaaaagaatgctaattATATAGTGCATTATTTCACTTCACTCAAAATACTTGAACAATTAGAGTAACAATGTATTACTTATTGgctatcatattttaaaaaattagaggaaataaaaaatacccaGCACTGGCAAGGAGAAATGACACTACCATACAATCTCAGAACATACTGATATATCATTTCTTGAAGACAATCTGGCAGTTGTATTAAGAAAaactataggctgggcacagtggctcacacctgtaatcctagcactttgggaggctgtagcgggcagatcacctgaggtcaggagtctgagaccagcctgatcaacacggagaaaccctgactctactaaaaatacaaaattagcggggtatggtggcacatgcctgtaatcccagctactcgggaggctgaggcagaagaatcgcttgaactcgggaggcagagggtgcggtgggctgagatcgtgccattgcactccagcctgggcaacaagagtgaaactctgtcaaaacaaaaa encodes:
- the LOC105487170 gene encoding probable RNA-binding protein 18 isoform X1 is translated as MEAETKTLPLENASILSEGSLQEGHRLWIGNLDPKITEYHLLKLLQKFGKVKQFDFLFHKSGALEGQPRGYCFVNFETKQEAEQAIQCLNGKLALSKKLVVRWAHAQVKRYDHNKNDKILPISLEPSSSTEPTQSNLSVTAKIKAIEAKLKMMAENPDAEYPAAPVYSYFKPPDKKRTTPYSRTAWKSRR
- the LOC105487170 gene encoding probable RNA-binding protein 18 isoform X2 produces the protein MEAETKTLPLENASILSEGSLQEGHRLWIGNLDPKITEYHLLKLLQKFGKVKQFDFLFHKSGALEGQPRGYCFVNFETKQRYDHNKNDKILPISLEPSSSTEPTQSNLSVTAKIKAIEAKLKMMAENPDAEYPAAPVYSYFKPPDKKRTTPYSRTAWKSRR